DNA from Pseudocitrobacter corydidari:
GTCAAAACCGAGGCAGGATGGCATTTTGATATGCAGGCGGCACAGGATGAAATCATTACCCGCACCATCGGGCGCAACGAGCTTTCGGCGATTGGCGCAATGCATGCCTACGTTGATGCGCAGGAAGATTATCACCTGAGAAAACAACGTTACGCCAGCAAGCTTATCAGCAGCGAAGGCCAGCAGGATGGACTTTACTGGCCGATGCAACCCGGCGAAGCACCAAGCCCGCTGGGGCCAGCGTTCAGCCCGGTAGCGCCGGGTGAAGGTTATCACGGCTACCGTTTTCGCATTATCGACAGTAACCAATCCGACGGTTTCGCGCTCATCGCCTGGCCGGTAGAGTATGGGGAAACGGGGGTGATGAGTTTTATCGTCAGTCAGGACGATCGGGTCTATCAGGCAGACTTCGGTGAGGAAACAGCGGAGAAAGTGGCGGCAATAACCCGCTTTGACGCGGCAGCGCCGTGGCAGCCGGAGGAGTAACAGACGCAA
Protein-coding regions in this window:
- a CDS encoding DUF2950 family protein, translated to MKKILLSTLLFSLPLVSFAQQQFANPLDAATAFADAVTTRNEPQLNALLGDDWRHFLPPDGADPEAVARFERDWKISHRIDQQGDTAHINVGTDSWQLPLPIVKTEAGWHFDMQAAQDEIITRTIGRNELSAIGAMHAYVDAQEDYHLRKQRYASKLISSEGQQDGLYWPMQPGEAPSPLGPAFSPVAPGEGYHGYRFRIIDSNQSDGFALIAWPVEYGETGVMSFIVSQDDRVYQADFGEETAEKVAAITRFDAAAPWQPEE